From Spirochaetota bacterium:
ATTGATTATTCTAAAGGGTGTTTTAATGATGTTATAATCCACCATATTAGGGGAAGTGCTATTGAAGAGATCAATAGCCTTCAGAATGTGAGAACGGTTTTATTATCCGCTTCATTATCCTATGTTTGTTATCCCATAGGGGAATATCTTAAAATTGATGATATTCTCTGCACAGAATTGGATGCTCAGGATGGTTTGCTAACAGGAAGGCTAATGGGCAAATACTGTTATGGTAGGGAAAAACTCAACAGGGTAGAAGAGTTTTGCAAAACCAATGGATTTACATTAGATGATTCATCCTATTATGCTGATTCATTTGCTGACATCTATGTATTAGAGCGTGTTGGAACTCCGATATGCGTCACTCCAGATAAGAGACTTAGAAGAGAAGCATTGAAACGGGGATGGAAGATATATGATTGGTAATAAATCTTTGAAGGGTTATTATGAGGATAATTATTCCAAAACAGAGAAAGGAGTAAGTGAATAAATCCTCATCCCTGCCTTCAGGTTAGATGATAAGCTATCTTCTGGCGATATATAAAGTAGGGGATACTAATTATGAATCGAAGTAGTAAGAAGAAATTAAAAGTATTAGTAGTCTACTTTTCCCGCACAGGCAACACAGAGCGTCTTGCAAAATCTATTGGAAGTCAGTTGAAAAAACGCGGTTGTGATGTAGCGTTTGATGAAATAAAGCCTGCGGTTCTTTATTCATGGATCAGGGAGGTATCAAGGGACTTCCCAAGATATCCTGCTATTGGACTAGCACTTTTTATCCCCTTTTGGCGAAGGTTCTTTCTACGTCATTATCATCAGGTTGAGGAGGATATCCAGCCTATGGAATACCCAAATATATCCGAATTTGATCGAATCTGCGTGGGTGGTCCTAAATGGGCAATCTTCTCCTATCCTGTGGCGAGGTATCTACAGACAGTTCGAGGAATAATGAACAAAAGGATAGGAATTTTTGCCACCTTTGGCGGTCCTCCGCTAAAAGTGTTTGAAGTTGAGTTATTGGATCGACCTATGACAGCATTGATAAATAGACTGGGTTCAGAGGTAATTGCAAGGGTGTTTATAAGCAGTGGATATCATGAGGCTGGCATAATGCCTATCTTTAGAATAGTCAGCCGTATGCGTTTTTCCCAGCCCATTGAAAATTTTATGCTTGGTAGTGAATACGCTAATGAGGGTATTAAGACTTTTTGTGACGACCTGATGAAATGACTAAAGGAGGTTATCATAATGGCAGATTATAGTGATACTACTAAACGAATAAAGAAGTTGATATTTGATACAGTAATCGAGACCGGATTTGCTCCTAAGGTTGATGAAATTGTTAATGAGATGAAAGTTTCAGAAGATGAGATCAGGAGCAGCCTTCATGATTTAGAGGGAGGGATAATTATTGCCTTGCAGAATGAAAATCATGCAAAGATAAAGACCTTCATGGGTGAAAAACTACCTAAAGATGCAGTACTTCCGGAGATAGGGGAAATATTTTATGCTCGACCATTTTCGAACTTCAAGAACCATCATCGAGTTTATGTGGATGATGAACAAAAGTGGTATGCTGAATGTTCACTTGAAGCGACTTCCCTTTCAAATTTTTTTCCCGGCAAGGAGGTAGTAGTACAATCAGTATGCGCTCACAAAAAGGAGAAGGTTGAGCTAATTCAAAGGGATGGCATACTAATAGATTACAAACCAAAGGGCTTATTGATACACGCTGGATTACCATTAAGAAAATGGTTGTCAGAAGGAGATCTGATAGCCCCATGCGATAACAATCGCTTCTTCAGTTCAAGGGAATCCTATTTCGAGTGGAAGAGGAAGCATGAAGATATAAAGAGTTGTTTAATGCATCCCATTGAAGCCAATCGTTTGATACGAGTCATCGCTTATGGAAGAACTAGATTTGATTATCGAATGTATTTATCATTAAGAAAATTTATTCTTCAGTATCCAACTATGGGGATTACAACCAAGTATATTTTTCCAAAACCCTATTGGTTACCTGGACCAGGATTAATTAAAAACTTCATTAAACATAAATATAAACCATTCATTGAGTTCAGGTTATGGTGAGCGGAGTTGCGAGGAATGTTATATTGTTTGTATGACAGATAGGGTTTTAAAAGCCTATAGATTTTGCAATAGCTTGTTTCCAAAATCAGTAAGCTCTACTGCAACAGGTTCGTTTAACTCCCCATCTAAGTATCTCAATATGCCGAAATGCTTAAGCCAAGTGAAGAAATAAAAGTCTATAAATGATATAAGGTATAGATCGTTAATTCTGCCAAATCCTGTTAGTTCAAAAAAAATATTTGCTATTTTATCTATCCTGAAGCTACTGGTTTGTCTAATCATTAAATTGGCAAGGACATTTCGATGCTCCCTCAATTCATTTGCAACATCAGGCGCAGAAGTAAATATCTCTTCCCATTTGACAATATTCCAGAAGGAAGAAAATAACAATGAGAACATTGAATTACATGAAGTGAAATAATTTTCAACTATAGCAATGTCATCAACATAAT
This genomic window contains:
- a CDS encoding HAD-IB family hydrolase — protein: MRSTVAFFDIDNTILDTSSGKLIIKYSYQNGLIPHSKYIVNMLIAFLHGTGLLNTEYVINKWAMKSKGLPEKMLIDYSKGCFNDVIIHHIRGSAIEEINSLQNVRTVLLSASLSYVCYPIGEYLKIDDILCTELDAQDGLLTGRLMGKYCYGREKLNRVEEFCKTNGFTLDDSSYYADSFADIYVLERVGTPICVTPDKRLRREALKRGWKIYDW
- the merB gene encoding organomercurial lyase; protein product: MADYSDTTKRIKKLIFDTVIETGFAPKVDEIVNEMKVSEDEIRSSLHDLEGGIIIALQNENHAKIKTFMGEKLPKDAVLPEIGEIFYARPFSNFKNHHRVYVDDEQKWYAECSLEATSLSNFFPGKEVVVQSVCAHKKEKVELIQRDGILIDYKPKGLLIHAGLPLRKWLSEGDLIAPCDNNRFFSSRESYFEWKRKHEDIKSCLMHPIEANRLIRVIAYGRTRFDYRMYLSLRKFILQYPTMGITTKYIFPKPYWLPGPGLIKNFIKHKYKPFIEFRLW